From a single Nostoc sp. MS1 genomic region:
- a CDS encoding ribulose bisphosphate carboxylase small subunit — MAVRSTAAPPTPWSRSLAEAQIHETAFVHPFSNIIGDVRIGANVIIAPGTSIRADEGTPFYIGENTNIQDGVVIHGLEQGRVVGDDNQEYSVWVGKNSSLTHMALIHGPAYVGENSFIGFRSTVFNAKVGAGCIVMMHALVKDVEVPPGKYVPSGAIITNQKQADRLPDVQPQDKDFAHHVIGINQALRTGYLCAADSKCIAPLRNEEVKSYTSNQFKGLERSSEVASNSLGADTIEQVRYLLEQGYKIGTEHVDQRRFRTGSWTSCQPLEARSVGDAVRALESCLADHSGEYVRLFGIDPKGKRRVLETIIQRPDGVVATGSTNFKAPAASTNGSYSSNGNSHSNGNGYSNGAGSGRISAETIEQIRQLLAGGYKIGTEHVDERRFRTGSWNSCTPINATSANEVVSALEECIDNHQGEYVRLIGIDPKAKRRVLESIVQRPNGQVAPSSSGSGQRTVPSASASSATATATRLSSEVVDQIKQIIGGGYKLSIEHVDQRRFRTGSWSSTGPISGNSEREAIAAVEAALSEFAGEYVRIIGIEPKAKRRVLESIIQRP; from the coding sequence ATGGCAGTCCGCAGCACGGCGGCCCCCCCAACCCCGTGGTCGAGGAGCTTGGCTGAAGCCCAAATCCATGAAACCGCTTTTGTACATCCGTTTTCTAACATTATTGGGGATGTTCGGATAGGTGCAAATGTCATCATTGCTCCAGGGACTTCAATTAGAGCCGATGAAGGCACACCGTTTTATATTGGTGAAAACACTAATATTCAAGATGGTGTAGTGATTCACGGATTGGAGCAAGGTCGAGTAGTTGGTGACGACAACCAAGAATACTCGGTTTGGGTAGGTAAAAATTCTTCCTTGACCCACATGGCGCTGATTCACGGCCCTGCTTACGTTGGGGAAAATTCGTTTATCGGTTTTCGCTCTACAGTATTTAATGCCAAGGTAGGGGCTGGCTGTATCGTTATGATGCACGCTTTAGTTAAAGATGTAGAGGTTCCCCCTGGTAAGTATGTTCCTTCGGGAGCAATTATTACCAATCAAAAGCAGGCCGATCGCTTGCCTGATGTGCAACCTCAAGACAAGGATTTTGCTCATCATGTCATCGGCATTAATCAAGCGTTGCGTACTGGGTATCTTTGTGCTGCGGATAGCAAGTGTATTGCCCCTCTTCGCAATGAAGAAGTTAAATCTTATACTAGTAATCAATTTAAAGGATTAGAAAGGAGTAGTGAAGTGGCAAGCAACAGCTTGGGTGCAGACACCATAGAGCAAGTACGCTATCTATTAGAGCAGGGCTACAAGATTGGTACAGAACACGTAGACCAAAGAAGGTTCCGTACAGGTTCTTGGACTAGCTGCCAGCCCCTTGAAGCGCGTTCAGTAGGTGATGCTGTAAGAGCTTTAGAATCTTGTTTAGCTGACCACAGTGGCGAGTATGTGCGTCTGTTTGGTATTGATCCTAAAGGTAAGCGCCGCGTGCTGGAAACAATTATTCAGCGTCCCGATGGTGTTGTTGCAACAGGTTCTACCAACTTTAAAGCTCCTGCTGCTAGCACTAATGGTAGCTACAGCAGCAATGGCAACAGTCACAGCAACGGCAACGGTTACAGCAATGGTGCAGGCAGTGGCAGAATTAGCGCTGAAACTATAGAGCAAATTCGTCAGTTATTGGCTGGTGGTTACAAGATTGGAACCGAACACGTAGATGAGCGACGCTTCCGTACAGGTTCTTGGAATAGCTGTACACCCATTAATGCAACCTCCGCCAATGAAGTTGTTTCCGCTTTAGAAGAGTGTATAGATAATCATCAGGGCGAATACGTGCGGTTAATTGGTATTGACCCCAAAGCTAAACGCCGTGTCCTAGAAAGCATCGTTCAACGCCCCAACGGTCAAGTAGCTCCATCTTCATCTGGTAGCGGCCAAAGAACCGTACCTAGTGCGTCTGCTTCATCTGCAACTGCCACCGCTACCCGCTTGAGTTCTGAGGTAGTAGATCAGATTAAGCAAATAATTGGTGGTGGGTATAAACTTAGCATTGAACACGTAGACCAGAGAAGATTCCGCACAGGTTCTTGGAGTAGCACAGGCCCAATTTCTGGCAATTCCGAAAGAGAAGCGATCGCAGCCGTAGAAGCCGCTTTATCTGAATTTGCTGGAGAATACGTCCGCATCATTGGTATAGAACCCAAAGCCAAGCGCCGCGTGTTGGAATCAATTATTCAGCGTCCATAG
- a CDS encoding carbon dioxide-concentrating mechanism protein CcmK: MSIAVGMVETLGFPAVVEAADAMVKAARVTLVGYEKIGSGRVTVIVRGDVSEVQASVGAGVESVKRVNGGQVLSTHIIARPHENLEYVLPIRYTEDVEQFRENVNAIRPFGRRP, encoded by the coding sequence ATGTCTATTGCAGTAGGAATGGTAGAAACGCTAGGCTTTCCAGCAGTTGTAGAAGCCGCAGACGCGATGGTGAAAGCCGCTCGTGTCACTTTAGTAGGTTACGAGAAAATTGGTAGCGGTCGGGTAACAGTCATCGTTAGAGGCGATGTGTCTGAGGTACAAGCATCTGTAGGAGCAGGTGTTGAATCAGTTAAGCGTGTCAACGGCGGACAAGTATTGTCTACACACATCATTGCTCGTCCCCACGAAAACTTAGAATATGTCCTGCCAATTCGTTATACAGAAGATGTAGAACAGTTCCGGGAAAACGTTAACGCAATCCGTCCTTTCGGCAGAAGACCGTAA
- a CDS encoding carbon dioxide-concentrating mechanism protein CcmK yields the protein MYNQHSTSTNQTQRHQDDFRDTALGLVSTLSFPAIVGTADMMLKSAGVHLVGYEKIGSGHCTAIVRGGIADVRLAVESGVQTAEQFGQLVSSLVIPRPFPNLDVVLPITNRLSQIMQEGQYSRLSNQAIGLVETRGFPAMVGACDAMLKAADVQLASYEKIGAGLCTAIIRGSVANVAVAVEAGMFEAERIGELNAVMVIPRPLDELEQTLPIASCWIEEHQPLRLPINIREQVAEREVLQLPDLATIPVKVTEEVEVWNDE from the coding sequence ATGTATAATCAGCACTCTACTAGCACAAATCAGACACAACGTCATCAAGATGATTTCAGGGATACAGCCTTGGGTTTAGTCTCAACTCTCAGCTTTCCGGCGATTGTGGGAACTGCTGACATGATGTTGAAGTCGGCTGGAGTTCACCTGGTTGGTTATGAAAAAATTGGGAGTGGTCACTGTACAGCGATTGTCCGGGGTGGAATTGCTGATGTCCGTCTAGCTGTAGAATCTGGTGTACAAACTGCGGAACAGTTTGGGCAACTAGTTTCTAGTTTGGTGATTCCTCGACCTTTTCCTAACCTTGATGTGGTTTTGCCAATTACCAACCGCTTAAGCCAAATAATGCAGGAAGGTCAATACAGCCGTTTGAGTAACCAAGCAATTGGTCTAGTAGAAACAAGAGGCTTTCCGGCGATGGTAGGTGCTTGTGATGCTATGCTCAAAGCGGCTGATGTCCAGTTAGCATCTTACGAAAAGATTGGTGCTGGTTTGTGTACAGCGATTATTCGCGGCTCTGTAGCTAATGTTGCAGTTGCAGTAGAAGCGGGAATGTTTGAGGCTGAAAGGATTGGGGAGTTAAACGCGGTAATGGTAATTCCTCGCCCATTGGATGAGTTAGAGCAAACCCTACCAATAGCAAGTTGCTGGATCGAAGAGCATCAACCGTTAAGGCTACCAATAAATATTAGAGAGCAAGTTGCAGAAAGGGAAGTGTTACAATTGCCCGATTTAGCCACTATACCTGTAAAAGTTACAGAAGAAGTAGAAGTTTGGAATGATGAATGA
- a CDS encoding NAD(P)H-quinone oxidoreductase subunit F, producing MNQFLFATSWCVPFYNLIGALLTLPWGIGIIRRTGPRPAAYINLLTTLIGFIHSLLVFKDIWSREPENLVITWFQAADLNLSFALELSPVSIGATVLITGLSLLAQIYALGYMEKDWSLARFFGLVGFFEAALSGLAISDSLFLSYALLELLTLSTYLLVGFWYAQPLVVTAARDAFWTKRVGDLLLLMAVVTLSYMAGSLNFSDLSEWVQTANLDPVTSALLGLALIAGPAGKCAQFPLHLWLDEAMEGPNPASVMRNSLVVAGGAYVLYKLQPILVLSPVALNALIIIGSVTAIGATLVSIAQTDIKRALSHSTSAYMGLVFLAVGLEQGGVALMLLLTHAIAKALLFMSSGSIIFTTHSQDLTEMGGLWSKMPATTTAFVVGSAGMVTLLPLGSFWAMLSWADGLVRVSPWVIGVLILVNGLTALNLTRVFRLVFWGKPQQKTRRAPEVGWTMAFPMVTLTILTLLLPLMLQQWYLLPAWESIDWYVVLVLVSSTVAGVIIGSTIHLHKAWSRSTVLAWRMIQDLLGYDFYIDRIYRLTVVSSVALLSKISAWSDRYVVDGLVNLVGFATIIGGQGLKYSISGQSQGYMLTILAVVSALGFFISWSLGLLDKLPF from the coding sequence ATGAATCAGTTTCTATTTGCAACAAGTTGGTGTGTGCCTTTTTACAATTTAATAGGCGCACTGTTGACATTACCTTGGGGAATAGGAATAATTCGGCGCACAGGGCCAAGACCTGCGGCCTATATTAACTTGTTGACTACCCTTATAGGCTTTATTCATAGCCTGTTAGTATTTAAGGACATCTGGAGCCGAGAGCCAGAGAATCTAGTAATTACTTGGTTTCAAGCAGCAGATTTAAACTTATCCTTTGCTTTAGAACTGTCGCCAGTTAGTATTGGCGCGACAGTTTTGATTACAGGGTTGAGCCTTTTGGCTCAGATTTATGCTTTAGGCTACATGGAAAAAGACTGGTCACTAGCACGATTTTTCGGTCTAGTCGGCTTTTTCGAGGCAGCACTGAGTGGTTTAGCTATTAGCGACTCTCTATTCCTCAGCTATGCGCTTTTAGAATTACTCACCCTGTCTACTTACTTGTTAGTAGGCTTTTGGTATGCTCAACCATTGGTAGTAACTGCTGCAAGGGATGCCTTCTGGACAAAGCGTGTCGGCGACTTGTTGCTATTGATGGCTGTGGTGACACTTTCCTACATGGCGGGTAGCTTAAACTTTTCTGATTTATCAGAGTGGGTACAAACAGCAAATTTAGACCCTGTAACTTCAGCATTACTAGGATTAGCTTTAATTGCTGGGCCGGCTGGTAAATGCGCCCAGTTTCCTTTGCATTTATGGTTAGATGAGGCGATGGAAGGCCCTAACCCGGCTTCTGTCATGCGGAACTCGCTGGTGGTAGCGGGTGGTGCTTATGTGCTGTACAAACTGCAACCAATTTTAGTTTTGTCACCTGTGGCGTTAAATGCCTTAATTATCATCGGTTCGGTGACTGCTATAGGCGCAACCTTAGTTTCCATCGCTCAGACTGACATTAAACGGGCATTGTCCCATTCCACTAGTGCATACATGGGTCTGGTGTTTCTGGCAGTGGGATTAGAGCAGGGTGGTGTAGCTTTGATGCTGCTATTAACTCATGCGATCGCCAAGGCTCTGCTATTTATGAGTTCTGGTTCTATCATATTTACGACACATAGTCAAGACTTAACAGAAATGGGTGGTTTATGGTCAAAGATGCCAGCAACTACTACTGCCTTTGTGGTTGGTTCTGCCGGTATGGTGACACTGCTACCACTTGGTAGCTTTTGGGCTATGTTGTCTTGGGCTGATGGTTTGGTCAGAGTTAGCCCTTGGGTAATTGGCGTACTGATATTAGTTAACGGTTTGACAGCTTTAAACCTGACACGGGTATTTAGATTGGTATTTTGGGGGAAACCACAACAAAAAACCCGCCGTGCGCCGGAAGTCGGTTGGACAATGGCTTTCCCAATGGTGACACTGACCATATTGACCTTGTTATTGCCCTTGATGCTACAGCAATGGTACTTATTGCCAGCTTGGGAAAGTATTGACTGGTACGTAGTTTTAGTTTTGGTATCTTCTACCGTAGCTGGTGTAATCATCGGTTCAACAATTCATTTACACAAAGCTTGGTCTCGTTCCACAGTCCTAGCTTGGAGAATGATCCAAGATTTGTTGGGTTATGACTTCTACATTGATCGTATTTATCGGCTGACAGTAGTGAGTAGCGTAGCTTTATTGTCCAAGATTTCCGCCTGGAGCGATCGCTATGTAGTTGATGGTCTAGTCAACTTAGTCGGCTTTGCCACCATTATCGGGGGACAAGGTTTGAAATACAGCATTTCCGGTCAATCCCAAGGATACATGTTGACCATTCTGGCAGTAGTCAGTGCCTTGGGCTTTTTTATTAGTTGGTCATTAGGCTTACTTGATAAGTTGCCATTTTAG
- a CDS encoding transferase gives MSVPLLRLHNNFESYISGEVTIHPSAVIAPGVILQAAANSKIIIGAGVCIGMGSILQVDEGTIEVEPGVSLGAGFLMVGQGKIGMNACIGAATTLFNCSVAPALVVPPGSILGDTTRQLATEAPEPDKNQSEATTQKPRENESKVVTSTSFWASASVQFQQDSVATTQPPAPPENQSATVENNATNETEPSVAEPSLEDEKSGNEAESPNGFGNQIYGQGSIQRLLGTLFPHRQALNNPVRDDRSE, from the coding sequence ATGTCTGTGCCGCTACTGCGCCTCCACAACAACTTTGAGTCTTACATTAGTGGCGAGGTGACAATTCATCCAAGTGCAGTCATTGCACCAGGGGTGATACTCCAAGCGGCCGCAAACAGCAAAATCATCATCGGGGCAGGAGTCTGTATTGGCATGGGGTCTATTCTGCAAGTAGATGAGGGAACGATAGAAGTAGAACCTGGTGTTAGCCTGGGCGCAGGTTTTTTGATGGTTGGTCAAGGCAAAATTGGCATGAATGCTTGCATTGGTGCAGCCACAACATTATTTAACTGTTCTGTGGCTCCGGCATTGGTAGTACCACCGGGTTCGATATTAGGTGATACGACTCGGCAGTTGGCAACTGAAGCACCAGAACCAGATAAAAATCAATCTGAGGCTACTACCCAAAAGCCTAGAGAAAATGAAAGTAAGGTAGTTACTTCAACTAGCTTCTGGGCATCGGCTTCTGTGCAATTTCAACAAGATTCCGTGGCTACAACGCAACCCCCAGCACCACCTGAGAATCAGTCTGCTACTGTAGAAAATAATGCTACTAATGAGACTGAGCCTAGCGTGGCAGAACCTAGTCTAGAAGATGAAAAATCGGGTAATGAGGCTGAATCTCCCAATGGCTTCGGGAATCAAATTTACGGGCAAGGGAGTATTCAAAGACTATTAGGAACATTGTTTCCCCATAGACAAGCTTTAAATAACCCTGTCAGGGATGATCGCTCTGAGTAA
- a CDS encoding carbon dioxide-concentrating mechanism protein CcmK, with protein sequence MPIAVGMIETKGFPAVVEAADAMVKAARVTLVGYEKIGSARVTVIVRGDVSEVQASVAAGIEAARRVNGGEVVSTHIIARPHENLEYVLPIRYTEAVEQFRT encoded by the coding sequence ATGCCAATTGCAGTTGGAATGATTGAGACTAAAGGCTTTCCCGCAGTAGTAGAAGCTGCTGACGCGATGGTGAAAGCTGCCCGCGTAACTTTGGTAGGATATGAAAAAATTGGTAGTGCAAGAGTCACCGTAATTGTGCGGGGGGATGTCTCTGAAGTACAGGCATCTGTAGCTGCTGGCATTGAAGCTGCAAGAAGAGTAAATGGTGGTGAAGTGGTATCTACTCATATCATCGCTCGTCCCCATGAAAACCTGGAGTATGTGCTGCCGATTCGTTATACGGAAGCTGTAGAACAGTTCCGTACTTAA
- a CDS encoding NADH-quinone oxidoreductase subunit M, which produces MLSALIFTPLLGALLIGLLPSGNNGKNSRNVALIFSGLIFLWSVVIASQFQPGQVSQQFSEFIPWIDSLGLGYNLGVDGLSLPLLVLNGLLTGIAIYSTDESLQRPKFYYSLILVLSAGVAGAFLAQDLLLFFLFYELELIPLYLLIAIWGGAKRGYAATKFLIYTAVSGILILASFLGLVWLSGSGNFALSSININSLPIATQLLILVGLLVGFGIKMPLVPFHTWLPDAHVEASTPISMLLAGVLLKLGTYGLLRFGMDLLPEAWAYVAPWLAVWAVVSVLYGSSCAIAQTDMKKMVAYSSIGHMGYVLLGAAAATPLSSLGAVMQMISHGLISALLFLLVGIVYQKAGSRDLNVIRGLLNPERGMPVIGSLMIIGVMASAGTPGMVGFISEFIIFRGAYAVFPVQTLVSMIGTGLTAVYFLILVNKAFFGRLSVQVMNLPRIYWSDRAPAFILAALIIIFGIQPSWLARWTEPTITSMLSVDNTVATVSLNKGKS; this is translated from the coding sequence ATGCTAAGTGCCTTAATTTTTACCCCATTACTGGGTGCGCTGTTAATTGGTCTACTTCCCTCTGGTAATAATGGGAAAAATTCCCGTAATGTAGCATTGATTTTTTCGGGTTTAATTTTCTTGTGGTCGGTGGTGATAGCCAGCCAGTTTCAACCAGGACAAGTTAGCCAACAGTTTAGCGAGTTCATACCTTGGATAGATTCCTTGGGATTGGGTTATAATCTGGGTGTGGATGGTCTATCCTTGCCGTTGTTGGTATTAAATGGATTATTAACAGGCATAGCCATTTACAGCACCGATGAATCTTTGCAACGTCCTAAGTTTTACTACTCCCTGATATTGGTTTTGAGTGCCGGGGTAGCAGGAGCGTTTCTTGCACAAGATTTACTACTATTCTTCTTGTTTTACGAACTGGAACTGATTCCCTTGTACCTGTTAATTGCTATCTGGGGTGGTGCAAAACGGGGTTATGCGGCTACTAAATTTTTAATTTACACGGCTGTTTCAGGAATTTTGATTCTTGCCAGTTTCCTGGGTTTGGTGTGGTTGAGTGGATCTGGTAATTTTGCTTTATCCAGCATTAATATTAATTCCTTACCCATAGCCACGCAATTGCTAATCCTGGTAGGGCTTTTAGTAGGTTTTGGCATCAAAATGCCTTTGGTTCCCTTTCATACATGGTTGCCAGATGCCCACGTTGAAGCTTCTACGCCGATTTCCATGTTGCTGGCTGGGGTACTGTTGAAGTTGGGAACTTACGGGTTATTGCGTTTTGGAATGGACTTATTACCCGAAGCTTGGGCATATGTAGCACCTTGGTTAGCTGTGTGGGCTGTGGTGAGTGTGTTATATGGTTCATCATGTGCGATCGCTCAAACAGACATGAAAAAAATGGTAGCCTACAGTTCTATTGGACATATGGGCTATGTGCTGTTAGGCGCAGCCGCCGCTACACCCTTAAGTAGCTTAGGCGCTGTCATGCAGATGATTAGTCACGGTTTAATTTCTGCACTGCTATTTTTGCTAGTAGGTATTGTTTATCAAAAAGCTGGTAGTCGTGATTTGAATGTAATTCGGGGATTATTAAACCCAGAACGGGGTATGCCTGTAATTGGTAGCTTGATGATTATCGGTGTCATGGCTAGTGCAGGTACACCAGGAATGGTAGGGTTTATTTCCGAATTTATTATCTTCCGGGGTGCTTATGCGGTTTTTCCTGTACAAACGCTGGTTTCAATGATTGGTACAGGTTTAACTGCGGTTTACTTCTTAATTCTCGTCAATAAAGCATTTTTTGGGCGCTTATCAGTACAGGTAATGAATTTACCCAGAATTTATTGGAGCGATCGCGCTCCTGCTTTTATCTTAGCGGCATTAATCATCATTTTTGGTATCCAACCCTCTTGGTTAGCTCGTTGGACTGAACCCACTATTACATCAATGTTGAGCGTTGATAACACAGTAGCAACAGTATCGCTCAATAAAGGTAAAAGTTAA
- a CDS encoding EutN/CcmL family microcompartment protein, producing MQIAKVRGTVVSTQKDPSLRGVKLLLLQLVDEEGNLLQKYEVAADNSVGAGVDEWVLISRGSAARQILGNEQRPLDAAVVAIIDTIHVEDRLIYSKKDQYR from the coding sequence ATGCAAATTGCTAAAGTCCGTGGCACAGTAGTTAGCACCCAAAAAGACCCAAGTCTTAGAGGTGTTAAACTACTTTTGTTGCAATTAGTAGATGAAGAAGGAAACCTCCTGCAAAAATACGAGGTAGCAGCAGATAATAGCGTAGGTGCAGGAGTAGATGAGTGGGTATTGATTAGCCGTGGTAGTGCGGCGCGTCAAATACTTGGTAACGAGCAACGGCCTTTAGATGCCGCAGTGGTGGCGATAATTGATACTATTCACGTTGAAGATCGTCTCATTTACAGTAAAAAAGACCAGTATAGATAA
- a CDS encoding iron uptake porin, with protein sequence MSKLFWNALKFSPVVFAATLFATNSALAAEANEKVTSVSQLTQASQSQDIGQVTSVSQFSDVQPTDWAFQALQSLVERYGCIAGYPNGTYRGNRALTRYEFAAGLNACLDRVNELIATATADLVKKEDLATLQRLQEEFSAELATLRGRVDALEARTSELEANQFSTTTKLVGEAIFSISDSFGDKQALSSSTLINNPNATRRDLDSNITFSNRVRLSLNSSFTGKDQLQIRLQSGNVLNNSNTSGASGTGTNMTRLAYDNDNGNRVDIDKINYAFNLSDAIRVKIDANNGEFWENVNNFNPVFASSSRGAISRYGRFSPIYRQGSGGAGLTVNFNPQGPFAASVGYLAGGSAVSGTSTSTANDPSNKTGLFNGDYALLAQVAFQPSQALNLGFTYVHSYQNATGGNFNFTGGTGSDIANRPFGGVATSGNHFGFQTTFKPSAKTTLSGWVGLSYAEAESNGTSLGGATVRSGDNADLFYWGVTLGLQDFGREGNVLGFIFGQQPKVTSSDVRSATNVEQKDADTSYHLEGLYRMQINDNISVTPALLVIFNPENNDRNDTVYVGTLRTTFTF encoded by the coding sequence ATGTCGAAACTATTCTGGAACGCTTTAAAGTTTAGCCCAGTAGTTTTTGCTGCTACCCTTTTTGCTACCAATAGCGCCCTAGCAGCCGAAGCTAATGAAAAAGTAACCAGTGTTTCCCAATTAACACAGGCTTCCCAATCTCAAGATATTGGTCAGGTAACATCTGTATCACAATTCTCCGATGTTCAACCTACTGATTGGGCATTCCAAGCATTGCAATCTTTGGTTGAACGCTACGGCTGTATTGCAGGTTATCCCAACGGTACATACCGTGGTAATCGTGCTTTAACCCGTTATGAGTTTGCTGCTGGTTTGAACGCTTGTTTGGACAGAGTTAACGAACTGATTGCTACAGCAACAGCAGATTTAGTCAAAAAAGAAGACTTAGCTACCCTACAACGCTTACAAGAAGAGTTTTCTGCTGAATTAGCTACCTTACGCGGTCGCGTTGATGCGCTAGAAGCTCGTACTTCTGAGTTGGAAGCAAACCAATTCTCCACAACTACCAAGCTAGTCGGGGAAGCCATTTTCAGCATCTCTGATTCTTTTGGTGACAAGCAAGCTCTCTCTTCTAGCACATTAATTAATAACCCAAATGCCACAAGAAGAGATTTAGACAGCAACATTACCTTCTCTAACCGGGTACGTCTAAGCTTAAATAGCAGTTTTACTGGTAAAGACCAACTGCAAATCCGTCTGCAATCAGGAAATGTTCTTAACAACTCCAATACAAGTGGAGCAAGTGGAACTGGGACTAACATGACCCGTCTTGCCTATGACAATGATAATGGTAACAGAGTTGACATCGATAAAATTAACTATGCTTTCAACTTGAGTGATGCAATTCGCGTCAAGATTGATGCTAACAATGGTGAGTTTTGGGAAAACGTAAATAACTTCAACCCTGTCTTTGCTAGCAGCAGCAGAGGTGCTATTTCCCGTTATGGTCGTTTCAGCCCCATCTATCGTCAAGGTTCTGGTGGCGCAGGTTTGACCGTTAACTTTAATCCTCAAGGCCCCTTCGCTGCATCTGTTGGTTATCTAGCTGGTGGAAGTGCTGTAAGTGGTACAAGTACTAGCACAGCTAACGACCCTTCTAATAAAACAGGTTTGTTCAATGGTGACTATGCGCTCTTAGCTCAGGTAGCTTTCCAACCTAGCCAAGCGTTAAACCTGGGTTTCACCTACGTTCACTCATATCAAAATGCTACTGGTGGTAATTTTAACTTTACTGGAGGTACAGGTAGCGATATAGCAAACAGACCTTTTGGTGGTGTAGCTACCTCTGGGAACCACTTTGGCTTTCAAACCACTTTCAAACCTAGCGCTAAAACAACCCTTAGTGGTTGGGTAGGTTTATCATATGCTGAAGCTGAATCTAATGGTACTTCATTGGGTGGTGCAACAGTCAGATCAGGTGATAATGCAGACCTGTTTTACTGGGGTGTAACTCTTGGATTGCAAGACTTTGGTAGAGAGGGGAACGTACTCGGCTTTATCTTTGGTCAACAGCCTAAAGTAACTAGCAGCGACGTTAGATCCGCTACTAATGTAGAGCAAAAAGATGCTGACACTTCTTATCACCTAGAAGGACTCTACAGAATGCAAATTAACGATAATATTTCCGTCACTCCAGCCTTGTTGGTTATCTTCAACCCAGAGAATAATGACAGAAATGATACCGTTTATGTAGGTACATTGCGTACAACCTTCACTTTCTAA
- a CDS encoding CO2 hydration protein: MVNLKNKPKNQPLGEYIERLLQGQALLVDSPQNVLEVVGILKSYGIVLDAYSKNLIYIAENQFLVFFPFFKYFNGEFSWGKLFRHWWHDRINFEYAEYCMKAMMWHGGGGLDAYLDTIEFQERAEAVIQAKFAKNPLVKSVNQLFPDFLIEQLRVSAYYSGLGQFWRVMADIFLSLSDRYDRGEIETIPQVVDHIKAGLVADATRPITYCVKIEGKVYDIIPKSLGLTFLADTAVPYVEAVFFRGTPFLGTVSYNAQAYQVPPDQARFQYGALYADPLPIGGAGIPPTLLMQDMRHYLPEYLHEIYRKSLRGEDDLRVQICITFQKSMFCVTTATILGLMPFPVDTQDPSEQAANEVYLEKWMDRFVTSRLLDVNS, encoded by the coding sequence ATGGTCAATCTTAAGAATAAACCAAAAAATCAACCTTTAGGTGAATATATTGAACGTTTACTACAAGGACAAGCATTACTTGTAGATAGCCCACAAAATGTTTTAGAAGTAGTAGGTATTCTCAAAAGTTACGGCATAGTTTTGGATGCTTATTCTAAGAATCTAATATATATTGCCGAAAACCAGTTTTTAGTATTTTTCCCATTTTTTAAATATTTTAATGGCGAATTTTCCTGGGGAAAATTATTTCGTCACTGGTGGCATGACAGAATCAATTTTGAATATGCTGAATACTGTATGAAAGCCATGATGTGGCATGGGGGCGGTGGCTTAGACGCATATTTGGATACTATTGAATTTCAAGAAAGAGCAGAAGCAGTTATTCAAGCAAAATTTGCGAAAAATCCCTTAGTGAAAAGTGTGAATCAACTGTTTCCTGACTTCTTAATTGAACAATTGCGAGTATCTGCTTACTATAGCGGTTTGGGTCAGTTTTGGCGAGTTATGGCTGATATTTTCCTCAGCTTATCAGACCGTTATGACCGGGGTGAAATCGAAACAATTCCCCAAGTTGTAGACCATATTAAAGCAGGGTTAGTTGCAGATGCGACTAGACCAATTACCTATTGTGTAAAAATAGAAGGAAAAGTCTACGACATTATTCCTAAAAGTTTAGGTTTAACTTTCTTAGCAGATACAGCAGTACCTTATGTAGAGGCAGTATTCTTCAGAGGAACTCCCTTCTTAGGAACAGTTTCTTATAATGCTCAAGCTTATCAGGTTCCTCCTGATCAAGCTCGATTCCAATATGGTGCTTTATATGCAGATCCCTTACCTATCGGTGGTGCAGGTATTCCACCTACATTGTTAATGCAGGATATGCGCCATTATTTGCCAGAGTATTTACATGAAATTTACCGCAAAAGCCTTAGAGGTGAAGATGATTTGCGGGTGCAAATTTGTATAACTTTTCAAAAGTCAATGTTTTGCGTCACCACAGCTACTATTTTAGGGCTAATGCCTTTCCCGGTAGATACTCAAGACCCATCTGAGCAAGCTGCTAATGAAGTTTATCTCGAAAAGTGGATGGATAGATTTGTAACATCACGCTTGCTTGACGTTAACAGTTGA